Below is a genomic region from Methylobacterium sp. FF17.
CCGCGCCGGTTGATCGGGGTCGTCGCGGACGTGACCGAGCCCCGCCTGGCCCAGGAGCGCCAGGCGCTGCTGATCCGCGAACTGCATCACCGGGTGAAGAACACGCTCGCCACCGTGCAGGCGATCGTCGGGTCCACCGCCCGGACCGCCTCCAGCATCGAGAGCTTCTACGAGGCCTTCGTGGGTCGGATCATGTCCCTGGCCCATACCCACTCGGTCCTGACCGAGGATACCTGGCAGACCGCCTCCCTGCGCACCCTGCTGGCCAACGAACTCAAGCCCTATGCCGAGGGATCCCTGGACGGCGCGGCCGACGAGGACGCCCGCATCCGGCTCGTGGGTCCGCCCGTGGACATGGCGTCCGAGATCGCGGTTCCCATCGGCATGGCGATCCACGAACTCACCACCAATGCGGCGAAGTACGGGGCCCTCTCCAGCCACGACGGCCGCGTCACGATCACCTGGGCCCTGGAACCCGGCGGGCCGGCCGGAACCCTGCGCTTCGCCTGGGTGGAGAGCGGAGGCCCACCTGTGAGCCCGCCCCGGCGCCAGGGTTTCGGCTCGCGCCTGCTACAGCGCGTGCTCACCGCCCAGGTCCGGGCCGAAGTGACGATGACCTACCCGCCGGAAGGGTTCTCCCTGACGATGCTGGCGCCGCTGCCGGCGCGGAACGACGCGCTCAACCCGCTCGCTTAGGCCCGCTCCGCCAAATCCGGCAGACCTCCGGAAGGCTGTCGCACACGGTCCTCCGGCGCCAGCCTTGGGGCGGCTGCGGGTGCTGCCGATCCGTCGAATCCGGGATCGGGGGCGATCCGCGACGGCCTGATCCGCCGCTTTCGAACGAAGGCCGCAAAAAGAAAATGGCAGCGCGCTTTTCGGCTGGAGCCCCAACGCATTGAGGCCGGAACGGTCGAACTTCCCTCAATTTGACCGCATCGAAGCAGGAAAAAATTAGGCTACGGCTTTCTAAAGCTCCGACAAAGAAAAACCGAAAGCAAAGATTCGTCGATCCCGCCGATCGGCGAGGCGGGGGCCTCAGCCTTGTCATACCGTTTCATGGAGGACGCAATATTGGAGCGTCTTCTTGAAAGCTTTGTCGCGAACGCTCCAAGTTCATCCGCACTCAAGATCGCTGGCCGATTCGATGATCCCCTGACGGATAACGAGATCAAGATTTTCGATGAAATCCTGCTGAGGCTATCGCGTGTCGAACAGTTGGAGGTTCGCGCAAAGCTTGCTAGCCGTCTGTCTGGGTTGTCGAGAGGTCCTTCGAGAACCGTAAAGGAATTATGTTATGACTTGGACAGTGAAGTCGCGGCCCCGCTCCTGACGAAATCCATGCTGGTGCTGGACGAGGACCTGATTTCGATCGCGCATACACGCAGCCAACAGCATCTGCTGGCGATTGCCGAACGGCCCCATCTCGACATCCCGGTAACGGATGTCGTCGTGTGGCGCGGGGCCTGGCCTGTCCTGCGGACGCTGTCAGCGAACCGGACGGCCCGGTTCTCTCCGACGGGGTTGGTTCGCCTTGCTGCGATATCGCAGGGTGACGGACACATCACGGTCGCCCTGACGAAGCGCGAGGACGTTCCGCCCATGACCCGAAAGGCCCTCCTGACCCAGTTCAGGCAGATGGTCGCGGTCGGGCGGTCACCCCTGTGCGGCGAGCATTCGGACATCCGTCTGAATCCTGAGGCCGCTCCTGCCATCGATCCTGGGCAACCGGCCTCCGGGGCAGGGGTGTCGAAGGCCGAGACGCTGTCCGATGCGAGCCTCCGGGATGCGCGCATCCACGTGCAGCACCTGGCACGCGTGCGGCCCCTGACGGTTGCGGATGTCACCTGCGCCCTGACGCACAGCCACCTCGCCGAAGCGCTGGTCCTCATCGGTCGTCTCGCACAGGTCGATCTCGACCTCCTGACGACAGTCCTGACGGGCGATGGCCCTCTCCGGCATCCCGCGCTCCTCATCCTGAAGGCGGCGGATCTGCCCTGGGAGGTGGCCGAACGCGTCCTGCAGGAGGTGCAGGCCGTGATGCGCGCGGCGGGCCGGGCCGCGCGGTCCGACCCATCCGCCCAGAGGCAGGCTTATGGCGCGCTGACCCGCAAAGCCGCCCAGCGTGACCTCAGGCTGGTCCGCTTCCGGTCGATGATGCGCGTGATCGACGGGGGGATGTGAGGCGGGTGGCGTGCCCGTCAGGGCAGGGCTTTCCGGACCGGCTCGATACGGGCGGGGGCCGTGTGGTCCGCGACCGCGATGTCGCGCAGTCCGGCCCATTGCTTCCAGTCGTCCCAGGCCGCATCGAGGGCGGAGGCGGCCTCGTCCCGCGAGCCGGCGGTGGCGCCACGGCGGAAGGGCGTCGCACCGATATCGAGCTGCAGGCCCCACATCCACTGCTCGGCCGGATCGGGACCGGCACAGATGCAGTCGATGCGGCCGACGATCAGGGATCCGCTCGTTGCGAAGTAGGTCTCGCGGGGATGGTCCTGCAGGCGGGTATAGACAAGCTTGGCCATGGCCTCCTCGGCACCTGCCCTTAAACGCCGCGCTCCCTCGGCCGGTTCAGCACCCGCATGCGGAGGGGACGCCCGGCGACCGCGCCGCCGAGGCCGTCCGTGATCCGCAGTGGAAAGCAGCGCGCGATGGATCCCAGGGCCCCGGCGACGAAAGCCCTCTGGGCCGCCTCGTCACCGACCAGCCGGGAATGGGTGATCCGGGGTTGTCCCTGCAGAGTGCCGTCGCGCTTGATGCTGAGGAGGACCGTCACCTCCGAGCCGACCGAATCCGCCGGGCCGCCGATGGCCTGCGCGCAGGTCCCGAGTTGCTGCCAGAGGGCCTGAAGGGTCGAGGCCGGCTCTGCCCTGGCGCCGCCAGAGGCGAGCAGCAGGACCATGGCCGGTCCGGCGACGCCCAGCCGACGCGCTCCGGGATGTCGTCTGTTGCGGCCTTGAGGGAAAGCCGAGACGCGTGGCGGCACCGGCATCGAACGCTCTCCGACAGGGGCATGGGAACAGGGGCTGCCGACCGCGTCGATCACTCGACCGCTTCCTGACCCGCATCGGCTCACTCCTGTGTCCGGGGTTTACAGGGATTGCGGGTTTGCGGCCAGCCAATGCCTGTGGCGAGGTTTCGGCGGCAGATCGCAGTCAGGCCCCGAGCAGCGTCGGGATGACCGAGCGCAGCCGGGAATATCCCCGCGTGGATCGTGGCCAGGCCGCTTCGTCCCACGCCCGCCGCACGCGCAGGCACCCGGGCGGCAGCGCCGCCGCCGAGGGCCCCACCGGAGCCCAGGGCGTCACCACCGGCAGGCCTTGCGCCCAATCGATCCCGGCTGGGCCGGCGGGGCATTGGAAATAGGCTTCCGCCCGCGCCAGGGCATCCGCCATTGCGGCCGCATCCGCCGCCCTGACGCGGTCGCAGGCGGCCTCGGCAGGGGCGATCAGGCCACCGATCCGGACCACGCGGGCGCCCGCCAGGGGCAGGCTCTCCGGGTTCAGGTCGTCGAGATGCAGGAGCAGCGCGATGTCACCCTCGGGCACGGCATCGGCGCGCGGCAACGCGACCTCCCGCGGCGGCTTCGGTTCATCGAGGGCGTCCGGATATTCATCGAGGCCCACGGGATCGAAGCGCCCGTCCGTGTACCGTCGGATGTTCTCGGCGCGGGCGACGTAGTGCTTGCCCCGCGTGTGCAGGCCCGCCACCCAGCGCCATGACAGCGTGTTGCTCGCCGGATCGCCATCGAGGAGGTGGCGCAGGAAGAAGTCGGCACCAAGCGCCCAGGGTAGGCGCAGGGTGAAGATCCAGATCGAGGCGAACCACATGCGCGCATGGTTGTGGAGCCAGCCTGTCTCGACGAGGTCCCGCGCCCAGTCGTCGAAACCGTCGATGCCGGTTCGCCCCTCGACCGCCGCCGCGTAGGTGCGGCGCAAGCCCGGCTCGGTGGCGAGGCGGTCCCCGTCCGAGGCCGCCAGGGCGAGGGCCTGCGTCCAGGCGGAGGGGTGGGTTTCGAGGTGGCCCTTGAAGTAGGTCCGCCAGAACACCTCGGACACGAACTTGGCCGCGCCCTCATCGCCGAGCGCAGCCTCGGCGGCCGCCGCCACCTCCGCCTCCGTCAGGAGCCGCCGACGCAAGTAAGGCGAGAGCGCCGATGTCGTCGCCGCACTCGCTGGCCCCCTGTCGGTGTTGCGGTCGGCCGCATAGGCCGCGCCGGCGCCCTCCAGGAAATCCGAGAGGCGGCTGAGCCCGGCGGCGCGGGTCATGGGGAAGCTGCGATCCATTCGCTTCACCTAGGACGGCGGTTGCGGATGGCCGGTGCGACGCATTTCCTTCCGGAAGGCGGATCCTTCCGGGAAGAGGATCCTTCCGGGAAGAGGATCCTTCGGGGCGGCGGGTTCATTGGGGCGGCGAGACCGGCCTCCGTTCACATCCCCGGCACCTGACTGAAATCGCCCCACCGCTCCCGCGCCGCCGGCCAGGCCCGCAACTGATCGAGGGGAAGGCGGACCTCCACGACGAGATCGTCGTCGAGGAGGCCGGGAACGATCTCCGTCGTGGCGGACGGGAAGGCCGCGATGACGGCGGCCTGAATCCGCCCGAGCCGCGCGATCTGATCCGCCGTCGGTTCGACGATGATGTGCTTGATGACCCGCAGCATGCCCGCTCCTTGCACGGCGACGCGTCGATCGTCAGCCGGACAGCTTGTCCTATCGGAGTGGGGCCAGCGTCATCAGAAGCGGGGTCCGCTGGAAACAGGACGCAGGCGCGTGCCGCTCCGGCGCGGCGCGACCGGGCCAAGCGCCAGCACCCTCGTCCTCATGTCTCTGATCGGGAGATAAGGAAGATGGTGCTGCTGGACAGGATTGAACTGTCGACCTCCTCATTACCAATGAGGTGCTCTACCACTGAGCTACAGCAGCGAAATGTCCGTGGCGTCGGCGATGGCCTCGCGACCGGACGGAGGGGCAATTAGCCGATCGCGGACGCCTTGGCAATCGCATCGCGGGAAATCTCGTCGGTTTTGATTCTCCCGTCGCCCGTTTGCGCCCGGGGCACTCGCGCGATGGCGTGCGCCTGCAGGCCGAAGCCATGCGGAACCTCCTCGCAGATCGGGCGCATCCAACGCCGGGCATAGCCGTCAGGCCAGCGCGCCGGTCTCGCGCTTGCAGGCCGCGCGGATGATCGCGGCGAGCCCCGGCTCGGCGACCGCCTCGGCGGCGTCGGAAGGCGCAAACCAGCGATCCTCGCGCTGATGGCGCTCCGGCCAGTGCTTGAGCTGCTTGCGCACTTCGAGGGGGAACACCTTCACCTGACACAGGACCGAGTCGCGACTCTTGAGGCGCTTCTCGTAGAGGTAGAACCCGAGCGGCTGCTTGCCGATGGTGCCGAGCAGGCCCGCTTCCTCGTAGGCCTCGCGCGCGGCCGCGTCGTAGGGCTTGCGCCCCTTCATGGGCCAACCCTTCGGGATGACCCAGCGCCGGCTCTCGCGCGACGTGACGAGAAGGATCCGGTAGCCGCCATCGGGCAGCCGTCGGAAGGGCAGCGCCCCGACCTGCCGCCGCGGCGCAAGGTCCCCATCGCCCACATGCGCACTCATGGGCCGAAAACGCCGCTGCGTGGCGCCGGTTCGCCTGCCGCATCCGCTCGGCTACTGGCACGCGATCCGGATGGGACCCCGCAGGGAATGCGGCCCTGCAACGGCCGGGGCCCGCCCAGGTTCACCGGCGGGTGAGGCCGCGCCCGAGCCGATCGATCAGCATCCACGTCTGGCGCTATCCCATGGAGTTTCGAGACGGGCCATGGTGGCTTTGTGCATCGCCAGGGACCCTGCGGCTAGGGACCGGCCGGGGAAACGCGGTCACGTCCTGCCTTAGCGGGTGTGGCGGGCGGTGCTCAAGGGAAACTTATCCGGCAAAATTAATTGTCCGTCGGGCGAGGACGCGATCAGCCGGTGGCGCTGAGATTGGCGATGAGCGCGTTCAGGTCGGCGCGCATGGCCTGGACTTCCGGCTCCGACATGTTGAGCTGGCACATCACGGATTCACGCACGGCGGCGGCTTCGGCACGCAGGCTCTGGCCCTTGAGGGTGAGCGCGATCTCGACCTCGCGCTCATCCGAGCGACGCCGGTTCCGCAGCAGGAAGCCGGCTCCCTCGAGGCGCTTCAGCACCGGCGTCAGCGTTCCGGAATCGAGACGTAGCCGCCTTCCGATCTCGGAGACCGTGATGCCGTCCGTTTCCCACAGCACGAGGAGGACGAGATATTGCGGGTAGGTCAGCCCCATCCGCTCAAGCATGGGACGGTAGGATTTCGTCATCCGGTGCGCCGCCGCGTACAGGGCATAGCAGAGCTGGTTGTCGAGGAGGAGCGGATCTGTGAGTGGCGCCGTCACCTCGCCCGAAGCATCACCCATGCATGCCATGCCACTTGATTCCCGAAGCCCACTGCGGCGGCTGGTGCGGAAGAGGGGCGTCTCGGGAGGGGCCTCCCGCCCGGAGACGATAGCGAAGGCGCCGGCTTCCAGTATATGCCTGTTTCGTCGCAGGCCTTACGCTGGCTCGATGGTCCTTACGCGGCACTGAATGTTACACATCTCCGGCAACGCGCAAGTTCGGCGAGGCGTGGATCAGACGGTTTGCAAGTCCGTAGGTCCGGCGGTCCGCGCTGGCGAACTGCGTGGAGAGGACTGCCGTTCGCCATGCGGTCAGCGTGCGGGGTGGCTTGTCTTCATCACCGCGCACTTGGCATGGATCGGGGCGATGGATCTCATCGGGACCGGCCGTCGATGCCGATCCTCACCGATGTCAGGCCGGGTCGAGGCAAACTCGATGTCGTCGGCCTCCCGCTTGGTGAGGCCGAACCTATGCGACTTCCGGTCCGCGTTGCCCCCGGCGTCCGGGTCGCTCCGAGGCACATCCACCCTGTCCATGCTGCCGGTCATCGACCCGGAATGCGGCCTGAGAGCGCCCGCGTGAGTTCGCTTGCGGCCGGCCTGGTCCGGGGCGCTCCTTCCTTTGACAGGTGGAGCCGCGACGGGATCCATTCCCGACGCGCCCCGGCATCCCCGACGCCCCGCGTGATGCGTCGAAAGTCGGCGCCATCACTCCGCCGCTTCGCGATGCTTTCCGGCTTGTGGAAGCGCAAGCGCTCGTGTTACGGAGCCCCGTCTCGTCGAGGCGCCCCGCGGAGAGGTGGCAGAGCGGTTGAATGCACCGCACTCGAAATGCGGCATGCCTGCAAGGGCATCGGGGGTTCGAATCCCCCCCTCTCCGCCATTCAACTCCGGCAAGTCGTTGTTTTCATTGCGTTAAAACAGTCGACCTAGTCTCACACCCCAACATTTACCCCAACGCGCGACGTGGACCGCAGCGAACGCTCGCGAACCTTGCTCGCGGCGCGTCAGGCGCGGCGAAGACGACCAGTCGCAGTCGATGAGCTTCGAGGAGGCTGCATGAGCGGCGCCTGGGAGAGGATTGGCATCTCAGGTTCTGGCACGCCAAGTTGCTGGACGATCCGCCACCTGAGAAGCGCCCTCCTCCCTTCAGTAAGGTCGACCACACCTTCGGCTCGCTGCAGGCGGTTGTGGATTGGCAGGGATATGCGGAAGTTGCGTGCAGCACCCGTGCTGCTTAGCCGTGGAACACCCATACATCCTGGTGCGGCCAACCTAACTGCTGAATGCACGTCAGATATGTTGGGCGGTGAACATTCCGCCTTTCGCTTGATTACTCTCTTTAGATGTCCGATGTGACTGGCGCGGGGGCGCCACAATGAAAAAGTTCACATGTCTGAAAGCACCGAAGCCCAAATCACTGATTTCGTCGAACTCACCGGCGACATTGTAGCTGCTTACGTGTCGAACAACCCTGTTCGCCCGGGCGATCTGCCCGAGCTTATCCGGACCGTTCACGCCGCTCTCAACGGCCTCGCCAACGGTACTGCAGGAGCCGCACCGGAAGCCGAGATCGAGAAACCGACTGCTGCGCAAATCCGCAAGTCCGTGACGCCGGACGGCATCGTCAGCTTCCTGGACGGCAAGACCTACAAGACCATGAAGCGTCACCTGACCGGTCACGGCCTT
It encodes:
- a CDS encoding DUF2336 domain-containing protein: MERLLESFVANAPSSSALKIAGRFDDPLTDNEIKIFDEILLRLSRVEQLEVRAKLASRLSGLSRGPSRTVKELCYDLDSEVAAPLLTKSMLVLDEDLISIAHTRSQQHLLAIAERPHLDIPVTDVVVWRGAWPVLRTLSANRTARFSPTGLVRLAAISQGDGHITVALTKREDVPPMTRKALLTQFRQMVAVGRSPLCGEHSDIRLNPEAAPAIDPGQPASGAGVSKAETLSDASLRDARIHVQHLARVRPLTVADVTCALTHSHLAEALVLIGRLAQVDLDLLTTVLTGDGPLRHPALLILKAADLPWEVAERVLQEVQAVMRAAGRAARSDPSAQRQAYGALTRKAAQRDLRLVRFRSMMRVIDGGM
- a CDS encoding FAD-binding domain-containing protein; its protein translation is MDRSFPMTRAAGLSRLSDFLEGAGAAYAADRNTDRGPASAATTSALSPYLRRRLLTEAEVAAAAEAALGDEGAAKFVSEVFWRTYFKGHLETHPSAWTQALALAASDGDRLATEPGLRRTYAAAVEGRTGIDGFDDWARDLVETGWLHNHARMWFASIWIFTLRLPWALGADFFLRHLLDGDPASNTLSWRWVAGLHTRGKHYVARAENIRRYTDGRFDPVGLDEYPDALDEPKPPREVALPRADAVPEGDIALLLHLDDLNPESLPLAGARVVRIGGLIAPAEAACDRVRAADAAAMADALARAEAYFQCPAGPAGIDWAQGLPVVTPWAPVGPSAAALPPGCLRVRRAWDEAAWPRSTRGYSRLRSVIPTLLGA
- a CDS encoding NUDIX hydrolase, translating into MSAHVGDGDLAPRRQVGALPFRRLPDGGYRILLVTSRESRRWVIPKGWPMKGRKPYDAAAREAYEEAGLLGTIGKQPLGFYLYEKRLKSRDSVLCQVKVFPLEVRKQLKHWPERHQREDRWFAPSDAAEAVAEPGLAAIIRAACKRETGALA
- a CDS encoding MarR family winged helix-turn-helix transcriptional regulator — encoded protein: MGDASGEVTAPLTDPLLLDNQLCYALYAAAHRMTKSYRPMLERMGLTYPQYLVLLVLWETDGITVSEIGRRLRLDSGTLTPVLKRLEGAGFLLRNRRRSDEREVEIALTLKGQSLRAEAAAVRESVMCQLNMSEPEVQAMRADLNALIANLSATG
- a CDS encoding MucR family transcriptional regulator; protein product: MSESTEAQITDFVELTGDIVAAYVSNNPVRPGDLPELIRTVHAALNGLANGTAGAAPEAEIEKPTAAQIRKSVTPDGIVSFLDGKTYKTMKRHLTGHGLDPYSYRQRFGLPADYPMVAPAYAAQRSALAKSIGLGRIADRGEDEQPQANGRQKAA